In a single window of the Globicephala melas chromosome 10, mGloMel1.2, whole genome shotgun sequence genome:
- the PRR13 gene encoding proline-rich protein 13 encodes MWNPNAGQQGPYPHPPNVGYPGGCNPAHPPPATPTFPPGPFPTPPGAPQGNPAFPPGGPCHPVPPGYPGCQPSGPYPPPYPPPAPGMCPVNPLAPGMVGPGMVIDKKMQKKMRKAHKKKQKHHKHGKHSSSSSSSSSDSD; translated from the exons ATGTGGAATCCCAATGCCG GGCAGCAAGGGCCATATCCACACCCCCCTAACGTCGGGTACCCTGGAGGTTGCAATCCTGCCCATCCACCACCTGCCACCCCTACCTTTCCTCCAGGCCCCTTTCCCACTCCCCCGGGAGCACCCCAGGGGAATCCAGCCTTTCCCCCTGGTGGGCCCTGTCACCCTGTGCCACCGGGGTATCCAGGATGCCAACCCTCAGGTCCCTACCCCCCTCCATACCCACCACCTGCCCCTGGCATGTGTCCTGTGAATCCATTGGCTCCTGGCATGGTAGGACCAGGAATGGTGATTGACAAGAAGatgcaaaagaaaatgagaaaagctcataaaaagaagcagaaacacCACAAACATGGCAAG cattcctcctcctcctcctcttccagcaGTGACTCTGACTGA